The Arachis ipaensis cultivar K30076 chromosome B07, Araip1.1, whole genome shotgun sequence genome includes a window with the following:
- the LOC107607773 gene encoding uncharacterized protein LOC107607773, with translation MVTELQQANQRMAEANQRMAEENQRMQQQIRQIANARLEHNDNRHGGNANDEHQSQPTHVSETPQDDDGRNPQNNEASPEDEEEEPDNSAGPFTADIMNFQLPRQFTLPTTLTPYDGLGDPKQHIKKFRSIMIVNSASDPILCRCFPSFLDGPALDWFCSLPANSISRFQELAKQFEDHFAASAIYLHDSDYLMTVKQGPQESLKDYITRFTKIAMRIPDLHPEVHLHAIKSGLRPGKFQEAIAVAKPKTLAEFREKAKGQINIEELRQARKVERSAAIKEDDKPRDNKKTFRPTPRYETYTQFNAKRDDIIKEILNSKLIKPPRKAGSYPKPKNIDKSKYCTFHQKYGHTTDECVIAKDLLERLARQGHLDKFISGHMQKRSVPTSDPPPAGPSSSSSKDKEKAPAQPRGIINCISGGYAGGGQTSLARKRTYRAMLALGDTTNNPQPVQEIPEMTFCPTDFNCKDTNLDDPVVISLQLGDLIVRKVLLDPGSSADVLFFTTFEKMKLSTNILQPSVGDLVGFSGERVPVIGSVWLQTTLGEQPLSKTHDIQYLVVDCFSPYNLILGRPFLNKFTAIVSTVHLCVKFPVQENIVATVHGDLQEARYCYNTSLKPIKRSCERRINSINAEQPILAELDPRADFQDRPLPNEELTKLMLTDDPMKFTFIGTSVKDKEREKLIRFLQENADLFAWTSGDMPGIDPSVITHKLAISPAARPISQKKRNLGTEKRLASMAEAKKLIDANFIREIRFTTWLANVVMVKKNNGKWRMCVDFTDLNKACPKDAYPLPSIDTLVDNSCGYGTLSFMDAYSGYNHILMHPSDQEKTAFITEYGNYCYNVMPFGLKNAGATYQRLMNKVFDQQIGRNIEVYVDDMVAKTKVGHSHTEDLAEIFGQIRAYNMRLNPEKCAFGVKGGKFLGFILTSRGIEANPEKCQAILDMNSPTNIKEVQRLTGRLAALSRFLPCLASKSFSFFRCLRKNTTFQWDENCEMAFKSLKQFLSKPPVLQKPNIGEPLYLYLSVTDIAVSSVLVAEKERTQQPVYFVSKSLQNVELRYPRLEKLAYALVFSARRLRPYFQSHTIYVKTSQPLRRILAKPELAGRLIKWSIELSEFDIQYQPRGSVKSQYLADFIVEFTGPSPNIEDANWVLFVDGASNPHGSGAGILLENAEGVVIEHSLRFSFKASNNQAEYEALLAGLRLAIELHVVNLQVYCDFLLVVQQVNQSFQTKDPVLSKYVVIVKNLMDRFSKIEIHHIARDQNHRADILSKLASTQSHTASLLQSTLHELSINIISIFHIDNEASWQKPYIQYLKSGELPQQMEDVKKFKRKASFFTLLNNQLYRRGYSRPLLKCLDRTEADLALAEVHEGICGIHSGARSLAQKILRAGFYWPTIWEDSRQKVRTCDHCQRHAPIINIPAEDLHQSTVSWPFNHWGMDILGPFPTAPRQVKYLVVAIDYFSKWIEAQPLARITSVQMISFVWQKIICRFGIPRHIITDNGRQFTDHNFKTFLQNLKIKQHFSSVEHPQSNGLAEAANKVVLQALRKKLDDAKGLWAELVPEILWGYNTSPHSTTKETPFRLVYGSEAMIPVEISQSSFRAQAEDHEHARRAELDLVEEVRDIAAVRHKALQQRVGQRHNKRVRPRSFHVGDLVLRKTEEARRPPTHGKLAATWEGPYRIHQVLGRGAYQLEQLDGTVLPSTWNINSLKQYYS, from the coding sequence ATGGTAACTGAGCTTCAGCAGGCAAATCAACGCATGGCAGAGGCAAATCAACGTATGGCGGAGGAGAATCAAAGAATGCAGCAACAAATTCGGCAAATAGCCAACGCCCGACTTGAGCACAACGACAACCGTCATGGAGGAAACGCCAATGACGAACATCAATCTCAACCGACGCACGTTTCGGAGACCCCCCAGGATGATGATGGAAGGAATCCTCAAAACAATGAAGCCTCGCCGGAAGACGAGGAAGAAGAGCCTGACAACTCGGCAGGACCTTTCACAGCTGATATAATGAATTTTCAACTGCCTCGGCAATTTACATTGCCCACGACTTTAACTCCGTATGACGGCTTAGGAGACCCAAAGCAGCATATAAAAAAATTCCGATCTATCATGATCGTTAACAGTGCATCCGACCCTAttttatgtcgttgttttccCTCCTTTTTAGATGGTCCTGCACTTGACTGGTTTTGCTCTTTGCCTGCAAATTCAATTTCACGTTTCCAGGAGCTAGCAAAGCAATTTGAAGATCATTTTGCGGCATCAGCAATATATTTGCATGATTCCGACTACCTAATGACTGTAAAACAAGGTCCTCAGGAAAGCCTGAAGGACTACATTACCCGTTTTACAAAGATAGCCATGCGCATTCCCGACCTTCATCCCGAAGTACATCTTCATGCCATCAAAAGTGGCCTTCGACCAGGAAAATTTCAAGAAGCCATCGCAGTAGCCAAGCCGAAGACTTTAGCCGAGTTTCGAGAAAAGGCAAAAGGACAAATAAACATCGAAGAGCTTCGCCAAGCTCGCAAAGTGGAAAGGTCGGCAGCTATTAAAGAAGACGATAAGCCTCGGGACAATAAGAAGACTTTCAGACCGACTCCTCGCTATGAGACGTACACTCAGTTTAACGCGAAGAGAGATGATATTATTAAAGAAATTTTGAATTCCAAGTTGATTAAACCTCCTCGTAAAGCTGGCAGTTATCCCAAGCCGAAGAATATAGACAAATCCAAGTATTGCACATTCCATCAGAAGTATGGTCACACAACCGACGAATGTGTGATCGCTAAAGACCTTCTGGAGCGTTTAGCAAGACAAGGACATCTTGATAAATTTATCTCAGGTCATATGCAGAAAAGATCCGTTCCCACTTCAGATCCACCCCCTGCAggaccatcatcatcatcatcaaaagacaaagaaaaggcCCCTGCTCAACCTAGGGGTATAATCAATTGCATCTCCGGCGGTTATGCCGGAGGTGGACAAACAAGTTTGGCAAGAAAGCGGACATACAGGGCCATGTTGGCACTGGGAGATACCACCAACAATCCTCAGCCAGTGCAGGAGATTCCGGAGATGACATTCTGCCCGACCGACTTTAATTGCAAAGATACTAATCTGGATGACCCTGTTGTCATCTCTCTACAGCTGGGCGACTTAATAGTTCGGAAAGTGCTGCTAGACCCAGGCAGCAGTGCTGATGTGTTATTTTTTACTACATTTGAAAAAATGAAATTAAGTACTAATATTTTGCAACCATCTGTAGGTGATTTGGTCGGTTTTTCCGGGGAACGCGTTCCAGTGATAGGTtcagtgtggttacaaaccacactcggtGAGCAGCCTCTATCTAAAACACATGACATCCAGTATCTTGTTGTTGACTGTTTCAGTCCCTATAACCTTATCTTAGGAAGaccttttttaaataaatttactgCAATTGTATCCACTGTTCATCTCTGTGTCAAGTTTCCTGTGCAGGAGAATATCGTGGCCACCGTCCATGGTGACTTGCAAGAAGCTCGGTATTGTTATAATACAAGCCTAAAACCTATCAAGAGGAGTTGCGAGCGACGTATAAACTCCATCAATGCCGAACAACCAATACTAGCCGAGCTTGACCCTAGAGCCGACTTTCAAGATCGCCCTCTGCCAAACGAAGAGCTAACAAAGCTTATGTTAACTGATGACCCAATGAAATTCACTTTTATAGGAACCTCCGTAAAAGACAAAGAAAGGGAGAAGCTCATCCGTTTTTTGCAGGAGAACGCCGATCTATTTGCTTGGACATCTGGAGACATGCCAGGCATTGATCCATCTGTTATTACTCATAAACTGGCAATAAGCCCGGCAGCCCGACCAATATCTCAAAAAAAGAGAAATCTCGGAACTGAGAAAAGACTCGCGTCCATGGCTGAAGCCAAGAAGCTCATCGATGCAAACTTCATCCGAGAAATCAGGTTTACAACTTGGCTGGCCAACGTCGTCATGGTAAAGAAAAATaatggtaaatggcgcatgtgcgtcgactttactgATTTAAATAAAGCATGTCCTAAAGATGCCTACCCTCTACCTTCTATTGATACTTTAGTAGATAACTCTTGTGGTTATGGCACCTTAAGTTTCATGGACGCATACTCTGGTTATAACCATATCCTTATGCACCCATCAGACCAAGAAAAAACGGCCTTCATTACTGAATATGGTAATTATTGCTATAATGTCATGCCTTTTGGCttaaagaatgcaggtgcaacataCCAGAGACTGATGAACAAGGTTTTCGACCAACAGATAGGCCGGAATATTGAGGTGTATGTCGATGATATGGTCGCCAAGACAAAGGTCGGCCACTCCCATACTGAGGACCTTGCTGAAATATTTGGCCAAATCCGAGCTTATAACATGAGGCTCAATCCGGAAAAATGTGCCTTTGGTGTTAAGGGAGGAAAATTCCTCGGCTTCATACTTACTAgccgaggaattgaagcaaatcctgaAAAATGTCAGGCAATCCTTGATATGAATAGTCCCACAAACATTAAAGAGGTTCAGCGATTAACAGGGCGGTTGGCAGCACTATCCAGATTTCTACCATGCTTAGCGTCCAAGTCCTTCAGCTTTTTTCGATGTTTACGGAAAAATACAACTTTCCAATGGGATGAAAACTGTGAAATGGCATTTAAGAGTTTAAAGCAATTTCTTTCTAAACCACCTGTTTTGCAAAAACCTAACATCGGTGAACCATTATATTTGTATTTGTCGGTTACTGATATAGCAGTTAGCTCTGTTCTTGTTGCAGAAAAAGAGAGAACACAACAGCCAGTTTATTTTGTAAGCAAATCATTGCAGAATGTCGAGCTTCGCTATCCAAGGTTAGAAAAGCTCGCCTACGCACTTGTTTTTTCTGCAAGACGGCTCCGCCCCTACTTTCAGAGCCATACAATTTATGTCAAAACTTCTCAACCCTTACGCCGAATACTCGCCAAGCCCGAGCTTGCGGGGAGATTGATAAAGTGGTCCATTGAACTTTCCGAATTTGATATTCAATACCAACCTAGAGGATCTGTCAAATCACAATATCTAGCCGACTTTATCGTCGAGTTCACAGGACCAAGTCCGAACATAGAGGATGCGAATTGGGTGTTATTTGTTGATGGGGCCTCTAACCCCCATGGATCTGGAGCAGGGATACTTTTGGAAAATGCTGAAGGAGTTGTTATTGAACACTCTCTACGATTTTCATTCAAAGCTAGCAATAATCAAGCCGAGTATGAAGCTCTACTCGCTGGGCTCAGGTTAGCAATAGAACTACATGTTGTTAATTTACAAGTTTATTGTGATTTTCTGTTAGTTGTTCAACAAGTAAATCAAAGTTTTCAAACCAAAGATCCAGTTTTATCCAAATATGTAGTCATTGTTAAAAACCTCATGGAtcgtttttcaaaaattgaaattcatCATATAGCAAGAGATCAAAATCATAGGGCAGATATATTATCTAAGCTAGCTTCCACTCAGTCACACACTGCCTCACTACTACAATCCACTCTTCATGAGCTGAGCATAAATATCATTAGCATTTTTCATATAGACAACGAAGCTAGTTGGCAAAAGCCGTACATTCAGTACCTTAAAAGTGGAGAACTCCCACAACAGATGGAAGATGTAAAAAAGTTCAAACGAAAAGCATCTTTCTTTACATTGCTGAATAACCAATTGTATAGGCGAGGTTACTCTCGACCATTATTGAAATGCTTAGACAGAACAGAGGCCGACCTAGCCTTAGCCGAGGTTCATGAAGGCATTTGCGGAATACATTCAGGAGCCAGAAGTCTAGCACAAAAGATTCTTCGTGCTGGTTTTTATTGGCCGACCATATGGGAGGACAGTCGGCAAAAGGTCCGAACCTGCGACCACTGCCAGAGACATGCCCCGATCATTAACATTCCCGCCGAGGATTTACATCAGTCAACGGTAAGCTGGCCATTTAATCATTGGGGAATGGATATCCTAGGACCCTTCCCCACAGCCCCAAGACAGGTAAAATACTTGGTTGTCGCAATTGATTACTTTTCTAAATGGATTGAGGCTCAACCTCTAGCTAGGATTACATCAGTTCAAATGATATCATTTGTTTGGCAAAAGATAATTTGCAGATTCGGTATACCTCGTCACATTATAACTGATAACGGTCGCCAGTTTACCGACCATAATTTCAAGACCTTTTTACAGAATTTAAAGATTAAGCAGCATTTCTCCTCAGTGGAGCATCCTCAATCAAACGGCTTAGCCGAAGCTGCAAACAAGGTCGTCCTCCAGGCTTTAAGGAAGAAGCTCGATGACGCTAAAGGACTATGGGCTGAGCTTGTCCCAGAGATTTTATGGGGTTATAATACCTCACCACACTCAACAACTAAAGAAACACCATTTCGTCTGGTATACGGATCGGAAGCGATGATACCAGTTGAAATATCACAAAGCTCCTTCAGAGCACAAGCAGAAGATCACGAACATGCTCGGCGAGCCGAGCTTGATTTAGTTGAGGAGGTACGGGACATAGCGGCTGTTCGTCATAAAGCCTTACAGCAGCGAGTAGGCCAACGACATAATAAAAGGGTGAGACCGAGATCTTTTCATGTCGGAGACCTGGTGTTGAGGAAAACTGAGGAAGCACGGAGACCACCTACTCACGGAAAACTTGCAGCGACATGGGAAGGCCCCTACCGAATTCATCAGGTACTCGGCAGAGGAGCATACCAATTGGAGCAATTAGATGGTACGGTACTACCTAGCACTTGGAATATTAATTCCTTGAAACAATACTATAGTTAA